AAAATGCAATCCACCTTTTCTATTAATAAAGCGATATGCCTTGAGACGCGTTAAACTTCACGCTTTTTTTCCAAAAACAGCATATCGATGACAATCAATAATACACCGATAGAAATGCCAATATCAGCAATATTAAAAATGGGATAATGCCAAACATCAGCATAATGCACATGTATAAAATCAATGACGTGACCATGTAATAAGCGATCGATTAAATTGCCCACGGCACCGCCTAATACCAATGCCAAACCTAGTGATAACAGCTTAGCTTGACGGGGCGCTTTAGCTAGATAGCCTATCAAGAATAGCGACATCAATAGTGCCAGCCCTGAAAAAAACCACTTTTGCCAACCGCCTGCATCTGCCAAAAAGCTAAAAGCAGCACCGTAGTTGTAAGCGAGCGTCCAGTTTAAAAACGGCTCAATCACAGGCACAGGTTCAAGGAAGGTCAGATTGGTTTCTGCGAGCCATTTTGTCCATTGATCAAGGATAATCACGACCAGTGACAACAGATACCAGTTAAGCGCAAGACGACCATTAGCGATCATCTTTGGCGTCTTGTTCAATCGACTCTTCGGCGTCGATGAGCTACCCGTAGTGGCATGAGCCGGTTTAGGTGAACTGTCGACGTCGATAGGCACTTGCTTATCGTCAGGCAAATTTGTTGGATTAGGCGTTGGATTGGGTGTTGTATTAGGCATAGTGGCGCACCTCTCCATCACCGCTGACGTTGGTTACACAGCGCGCACATAATTCTGGATGTGCGCTATCTGTGCCAATGTCATCACGGATATGCCAACAGCGCACACACTTGGTGCCCGCTGCAGCATTCACTTCGACGACTAAATCTGCCGCTGCACTATTACTATCCGCTTGCTCATCTGTGCTTGCTACATTAGCAGGGGCAGTGTTCAAAGGCTTTAAAGTTGCGCTACTGGTAATAAGGACAAAACGCAGCTCTTCGCCAAGCTTAGCTAGGCTTTCATGCATAGCGCCATCAGCATATAGACTGACGTCAGCAGATAAGTTGGCATTGATGATTTTCTCACCACGTGCAGTTTCGATATGTTTATTAACCATATCTTTTGCGAGCATGATACGTTGCCAGTCATCATTGCTAATAGCGCTCAGCTCAAACTCTGGGAAGGTGTACCATTCTTCAGTGAATACATAGCTATCAGTGCCATGCAATACTTCCCATGCTTCTTGCGCCGTAAAGGATAAAATCGGTGTAATCCAGCGAATCAATGCTTCAGCAATATGGTAAATCGCTGTTTGTGCAGATCGGCGCGGCTGCCCGTCAGTTTGTGTGGTGTATTGACGGTCTTTGATAATATCCAAATAGAAGCTGCCCAAGTCTTGCGAGCAAAACGCTGCAATAAGTTGAGTGACTTGGTGGAAGTCCATCGCATCATAAGCACTGATGATTTGTGCTTGTACCGTTTGCGTACGCTCAATGATAAACTTATCGAGGCTGACCAGCTCATTAATATCAATGCTGTTGGTCATTGGATCGAAGTCATCGGTATTGGCAAGCAAGAAGCGCAAGGTATTTCGGATACGGCGATACATGTCGATTGCGCCTTTAAAGACGGTTTTACCAGCGCTCATCTCATAACGGTAGTCGCTTGATGCAATCCACAAACGCAACATATCCGCGCCTGTTTTGTTGATCTCTTCTTGCGGCGTGATGATATTACCCAGTGATTTACTCATCTTGCGACCATTTTCATCAACCACAAAGCCATGAGTCAGGACTTGTTTAAACGGTGGACGCTCGTACATGGCTTCCGAGGTCAGCAACGACGTCTGGAACCATCCACGATGTTGGTCGGAGCCTTCTAAGTACATATCAGCAGGGTTGGTCAGCTCGTCCCGTTGATCAAGTACGGCAAAATGTGTCGTGCCAGAGTCAAACCAAACGTCTAAGGTATCAGTCGCTTTATCATAA
The window above is part of the Psychrobacter cryohalolentis K5 genome. Proteins encoded here:
- the lspA gene encoding signal peptidase II, with amino-acid sequence MPNTTPNPTPNPTNLPDDKQVPIDVDSSPKPAHATTGSSSTPKSRLNKTPKMIANGRLALNWYLLSLVVIILDQWTKWLAETNLTFLEPVPVIEPFLNWTLAYNYGAAFSFLADAGGWQKWFFSGLALLMSLFLIGYLAKAPRQAKLLSLGLALVLGGAVGNLIDRLLHGHVIDFIHVHYADVWHYPIFNIADIGISIGVLLIVIDMLFLEKKREV